Proteins from a single region of Bdellovibrio bacteriovorus HD100:
- a CDS encoding TFIIB-type zinc ribbon-containing protein: protein MKCPNCKEPNLVISERKGIEIDYCPECRGIWLDRGELDKIIERSAEYEAAPKREEVVQTQQPPHYQQQQHPYPYQKPYKRKKTFLEELFD, encoded by the coding sequence ATGAAATGTCCAAACTGCAAAGAACCAAATCTGGTGATCTCAGAACGCAAAGGTATCGAAATTGACTATTGCCCTGAATGCCGTGGCATCTGGCTGGATCGGGGCGAGCTGGATAAGATCATTGAAAGATCCGCAGAATATGAAGCTGCTCCGAAACGCGAAGAGGTTGTTCAAACTCAACAGCCCCCTCATTATCAGCAGCAGCAGCATCCTTATCCTTACCAGAAACCGTACAAACGTAAAAAAACATTCCTGGAAGAGTTGTTCGACTAG
- a CDS encoding CoA-binding protein, protein MNVKDSEFKALLEKYKKFSVYGLSPDATKPSHYVPAYMRDHGWDMVGLYPKTHESGGFKIYNTLAEVPAEYRKFVDVFRSSDRIDEVVDEALAAGGVEVLWLQLGITNPEAEARAEKAGIKVVSNRCLIIEHKKNF, encoded by the coding sequence ATGAATGTCAAAGACAGCGAGTTCAAAGCCCTGCTGGAAAAGTACAAAAAATTCTCCGTCTATGGTCTTAGTCCCGATGCCACCAAACCCAGTCACTATGTTCCCGCGTATATGCGTGACCACGGATGGGACATGGTGGGCCTCTATCCAAAAACACATGAATCCGGTGGATTCAAAATTTATAACACTCTGGCAGAAGTGCCTGCGGAATACCGAAAATTTGTGGATGTGTTTCGCAGTTCGGACCGTATAGATGAAGTCGTGGATGAGGCCTTGGCTGCCGGCGGAGTGGAAGTGTTGTGGCTGCAACTGGGAATTACCAACCCCGAGGCCGAAGCCCGCGCTGAAAAGGCCGGCATCAAAGTCGTCTCCAATCGCTGCCTGATCATCGAACACAAAAAGAATTTTTAG
- a CDS encoding DUF6635 family protein: MDQRAAPVLCAIDDCIEKFTADRKQTISPFIERHFSVSETIQIQKRHLPLDLILSPVNALWSIPYLMIKKAVETSDKIGWPVLNPLMDVLPASFKTGYQKDIEKLIATELVSEDVLMDYIRKDPVLGPMVVSGAIELDQRKIRTEVLKEIEKYTSSQAMISDVCSSLLTLAAGWIYFGDKSLGVMGLGSRFARKMAREKASSNFFLGEKVGSVFYGVFPPAPTNTQIVMATLAVGALLTVCSLFVSVMIDPARKRFGMHDKKLHSLVDNLEERLFIALKKDLKSHLRQPAPMKQAG, translated from the coding sequence ATGGATCAAAGAGCGGCACCAGTTCTGTGTGCTATTGACGACTGCATTGAAAAATTCACCGCGGACCGAAAGCAGACCATTTCCCCTTTCATTGAAAGGCATTTCTCGGTCTCGGAAACCATTCAGATACAGAAAAGACACCTGCCCCTGGATTTAATCCTGAGTCCGGTCAATGCCCTTTGGTCGATACCCTATTTGATGATCAAGAAGGCCGTGGAAACGTCTGACAAAATCGGTTGGCCCGTTTTGAATCCGCTCATGGACGTTCTTCCGGCAAGTTTTAAAACGGGTTATCAGAAAGACATCGAAAAGCTGATCGCCACAGAGCTGGTTAGTGAAGATGTCCTGATGGACTACATTCGGAAAGACCCTGTTCTGGGGCCAATGGTGGTCTCGGGTGCTATTGAGTTGGATCAGCGCAAAATCCGAACAGAGGTACTTAAGGAGATTGAAAAGTACACATCCAGTCAGGCCATGATCAGTGATGTGTGCAGCTCGCTATTGACCTTGGCAGCCGGTTGGATCTATTTCGGGGACAAATCCCTGGGAGTCATGGGGTTGGGCAGCCGATTTGCCCGCAAGATGGCCCGGGAAAAGGCGTCTTCGAACTTTTTCCTGGGTGAAAAGGTGGGTTCGGTCTTTTACGGGGTGTTTCCTCCAGCCCCGACAAATACGCAGATCGTGATGGCAACCTTGGCGGTCGGGGCTCTGCTGACCGTGTGCAGTTTGTTCGTCAGTGTGATGATCGATCCGGCACGCAAGCGGTTTGGAATGCACGATAAGAAGCTTCATTCTCTTGTGGATAATCTGGAAGAAAGACTCTTTATCGCTTTAAAGAAAGATCTGAAGAGTCATCTTCGCCAGCCAGCCCCGATGAAACAGGCGGGCTGA
- a CDS encoding metallophosphoesterase family protein encodes MTKWVLYLSVFALTSSCAPFVDSPFSDNLLRPERNLNELAINRLGDIEADGVIRIGVFSDPHQNYKATDKMAYQMNQATDLDFVAGLGDFTNSSYNLEYDEFIEAIGRLDQININAVGNHDSIGAGPQLYRKAFGKSNFYFESASYRFIFFNSNNLENPTEFDPQWLKDRVDETGKNVMIFSHVQLRDNERYFNDDATILGYVIEHPRVKVIFNGHNHVYDLSKDNDTIMMQCGRVAGEDGTHWLTITVQGGQFCVKRMDTGATTCENIK; translated from the coding sequence ATGACGAAGTGGGTTCTTTATCTTTCCGTTTTTGCTTTGACCAGTTCGTGCGCCCCCTTCGTGGATTCACCGTTTTCGGACAATTTGCTGCGGCCAGAGCGCAACTTAAATGAGCTTGCCATCAACCGCCTTGGCGATATCGAGGCTGACGGGGTCATCCGTATCGGGGTGTTTTCAGATCCTCATCAGAATTACAAGGCCACCGACAAGATGGCCTATCAAATGAATCAGGCCACCGATCTTGATTTTGTGGCCGGGCTGGGGGATTTCACCAATTCATCCTACAATCTTGAATACGATGAGTTCATCGAAGCCATCGGTCGGCTGGATCAAATCAATATCAATGCGGTTGGCAATCATGATTCTATCGGGGCCGGTCCGCAGCTTTATCGCAAGGCTTTTGGGAAGTCGAATTTCTATTTCGAGTCGGCAAGTTATCGTTTTATTTTCTTCAATTCCAACAACCTGGAAAATCCCACCGAATTTGATCCCCAGTGGCTGAAAGACCGCGTGGATGAAACCGGTAAAAACGTCATGATTTTTTCCCATGTACAGCTGCGTGATAACGAGCGCTACTTCAATGACGATGCGACGATTCTTGGCTATGTGATCGAACACCCACGGGTGAAGGTGATCTTCAATGGCCACAATCACGTGTATGACTTGTCCAAGGATAACGACACGATCATGATGCAATGTGGACGGGTCGCGGGGGAGGATGGAACTCATTGGCTCACGATCACCGTCCAAGGCGGGCAGTTCTGTGTGAAGCGTATGGATACAGGAGCGACCACGTGCGAAAACATCAAATAG
- a CDS encoding MBL fold metallo-hydrolase → MVKVSRILHAGYVFECEGTRVAFDTIFENPFSRNCHAFPTVEFDQEQIRDQKFSAVFISHYHDDHCSLDSLNLLDRSTPIYMYCVFDEIFDWIRQLGFTNVNSLALNTPVKVGEFEITTRRALDADVDSLFQIKAKGFNLLNVVDSWIDYDTLDLLCDQAPWDLVLWPFQTMREIEVIAPRSAVPSDGLIPEEWAEQLKALNPRYVIPSSCQFSMESWSWYNHAFFPVSYAGFTNQIKALLPQTRVVRLNPSCSIVLDHGDIKFAEPLPWVIPVGPQDVDYDYQPDLVPPKTSEVAKHFPALTLEQSRSVFEYCQAGLLEKYRSMPAPEDVYFESPRVWRLSVFDHEGQEQRFFYQVQGAAIQKLTVAVDDIAWTTEVPLYKLHAALQAGETLTSMYMRINDFDFVAELSFAVSEVDVVEDPLIRCLFNGVFGAYQLAQLRRLTGCQRAVL, encoded by the coding sequence ATGGTGAAAGTTTCCCGAATCCTTCATGCTGGCTATGTCTTTGAGTGCGAGGGCACTCGTGTGGCCTTTGATACGATCTTTGAAAATCCCTTCAGTCGTAACTGCCATGCTTTTCCCACCGTGGAATTTGACCAAGAACAGATCCGCGATCAGAAATTTTCCGCCGTCTTTATTTCCCACTACCATGACGATCATTGTTCCTTGGACAGCTTGAACCTGCTGGATCGAAGTACGCCGATTTATATGTACTGTGTTTTTGACGAGATCTTTGATTGGATTCGTCAGCTGGGATTCACCAATGTGAATTCTTTGGCGCTGAATACGCCCGTTAAAGTGGGTGAATTTGAAATCACCACGCGCCGGGCTCTGGATGCGGATGTGGATTCGCTGTTTCAGATCAAGGCCAAGGGGTTCAACCTCCTGAACGTTGTCGATTCTTGGATCGACTATGACACTTTGGATTTATTGTGTGACCAAGCGCCGTGGGACCTGGTGCTGTGGCCGTTCCAGACAATGCGGGAAATTGAAGTGATCGCGCCCAGAAGTGCCGTCCCTTCCGATGGTTTGATCCCGGAAGAATGGGCCGAGCAGTTGAAGGCCCTGAATCCGCGCTATGTAATTCCAAGTTCCTGCCAGTTTTCGATGGAAAGCTGGTCTTGGTACAACCACGCCTTTTTCCCGGTGTCCTATGCGGGCTTTACAAATCAGATCAAAGCACTGTTACCGCAAACACGGGTGGTGCGCTTGAATCCGTCCTGCAGCATTGTCCTGGATCACGGTGATATTAAATTCGCGGAGCCCTTACCCTGGGTGATTCCTGTGGGACCGCAGGATGTCGACTATGACTATCAGCCTGATTTGGTTCCGCCTAAAACCTCGGAGGTGGCTAAACACTTTCCGGCTCTGACTCTGGAGCAATCCCGCAGCGTGTTTGAATACTGTCAGGCGGGGCTTTTAGAAAAATACCGATCTATGCCGGCGCCTGAAGATGTTTATTTTGAAAGTCCCCGTGTGTGGCGGCTTTCCGTTTTTGATCATGAAGGCCAAGAGCAAAGGTTCTTTTATCAGGTGCAAGGGGCGGCTATTCAAAAACTGACTGTGGCCGTTGACGATATCGCGTGGACCACGGAGGTGCCCCTGTACAAGCTGCATGCGGCCTTGCAGGCGGGGGAGACGTTAACCTCCATGTACATGCGGATTAATGATTTTGATTTTGTAGCCGAACTAAGTTTTGCCGTGTCCGAAGTCGATGTGGTTGAAGATCCTCTGATTCGCTGTCTGTTCAACGGAGTCTTCGGGGCTTACCAGCTGGCGCAGCTTCGTCGCCTGACAGGCTGTCAGAGAGCAGTGCTTTAA
- a CDS encoding ArsR/SmtB family transcription factor codes for MQDPLSLTFAALADPTRRAMLAQLSKGEANVSDLAKPFLKEMSLPAVTKHLKVLEKAGLITKSKEAQWRPCKLNGDGLKDVADWMEQYRVFWEESLDRLDAYLKTVTVKEKPKGKKHGRKK; via the coding sequence ATGCAAGACCCTCTTAGCCTGACCTTTGCCGCCCTTGCCGACCCGACCCGCCGGGCGATGCTGGCACAGCTTTCAAAAGGCGAAGCCAATGTGTCGGATTTGGCTAAGCCGTTTCTAAAAGAAATGAGCCTGCCTGCTGTCACCAAACATCTGAAGGTGTTGGAAAAAGCGGGTCTGATTACGAAATCCAAAGAGGCCCAGTGGCGCCCGTGCAAACTGAACGGCGATGGTTTGAAAGATGTCGCCGACTGGATGGAGCAATACCGCGTCTTTTGGGAAGAAAGTCTTGATCGCTTAGATGCTTACTTAAAAACCGTCACTGTGAAAGAGAAACCGAAAGGGAAAAAACATGGCCGCAAAAAGTAA
- a CDS encoding SRPBCC family protein, with translation MAAKSKSNEIKITRIYNAPVKAVWDAWTDPDQVAKWWGPRGFTITTHSKDLRPGGHWAYTMHGPDGTNWENKTIYHEVVERCRLVYDHGGNDDRPPLFRVTATFQDVKGKTKLEMTMALPTPEAAQETKKFIKAAGGNSTWDRLAEYLEKESTGHETFVINRSFEAPVDVVFEMWTNPEHFSKWIPPTGFTMKFLRADIKPGGSTLCMMTDGKGVEFYSRANYLEIHRPDRIVYTQQFCDKDEKPSRHPLAPTWPESMKTTVLLTEEAPDETRVTITWEAHGTWTKEELATFVEGRAGMTQGWTGSFDKLEDLLAKK, from the coding sequence ATGGCCGCAAAAAGTAAATCCAACGAAATTAAAATTACCAGAATTTACAATGCTCCGGTGAAGGCCGTGTGGGATGCCTGGACGGACCCAGATCAAGTCGCCAAGTGGTGGGGTCCGCGAGGATTCACCATCACCACTCACAGCAAGGACCTGCGCCCCGGCGGCCACTGGGCTTACACCATGCATGGACCTGATGGAACCAACTGGGAAAACAAAACCATTTATCATGAAGTCGTAGAACGCTGCCGACTGGTGTACGATCACGGAGGCAATGATGACCGACCTCCTCTGTTCCGGGTGACGGCGACATTCCAGGACGTCAAAGGCAAAACCAAACTTGAAATGACGATGGCCCTGCCAACCCCGGAAGCCGCGCAAGAAACCAAGAAATTCATCAAGGCAGCGGGTGGCAATTCCACTTGGGATCGCCTTGCCGAATATCTTGAAAAAGAATCCACGGGCCATGAAACCTTTGTTATCAATCGTTCGTTTGAAGCCCCTGTCGATGTGGTTTTTGAAATGTGGACGAACCCGGAGCATTTTTCAAAATGGATACCGCCGACAGGATTCACCATGAAGTTCCTGCGTGCGGATATCAAACCCGGTGGCAGCACGCTTTGCATGATGACCGACGGAAAAGGTGTCGAATTTTACAGTCGCGCCAACTATCTGGAAATTCACCGCCCGGATCGCATCGTGTACACGCAACAGTTCTGCGACAAGGATGAAAAGCCCTCCCGTCACCCGCTGGCGCCAACATGGCCAGAATCCATGAAAACCACGGTCCTTCTGACCGAGGAAGCTCCGGATGAAACCCGTGTCACAATCACGTGGGAAGCTCACGGCACTTGGACGAAAGAGGAGCTGGCAACCTTTGTTGAAGGCCGCGCCGGAATGACACAAGGATGGACTGGATCCTTCGACAAACTGGAAGACTTGCTGGCGAAAAAGTAA
- a CDS encoding VOC family protein has product MNMNEFNIAAQDFLQRVFNKLDAQNIQLDKHWFIDHLCYRVSSLESYHTLKAQFADFAELLIESDVNGRPIATYKFAEPIRFRDWSIQVVELPAPKPGKTTIEGFEHFEVVADVGFDEIKDRYPQAAFSESGLKKDFNPELEISLDELAIKFHPLSLESVIRLEKNEAVYAAVKKSGVLKSLKEHQPLLVGTYPLGMNVSGSDVDVLINVPDLMTAEDLLQKLFSTFENFTIESHMQSASVTASFDFQGVPFEVFAQVKDSAKQNGNLHFLAEERLLHVGGSSLGEKILALRKAGDKTEPAFAKALGLSGNPYAELLRLQKLCESELRQLLK; this is encoded by the coding sequence ATGAATATGAACGAATTTAACATCGCAGCTCAGGACTTTTTGCAGAGAGTATTCAACAAGCTGGATGCTCAGAATATCCAATTGGATAAGCACTGGTTCATTGATCATCTTTGTTATCGCGTCTCTTCTTTGGAGAGTTATCACACCCTTAAGGCACAGTTTGCAGACTTTGCCGAGCTTCTGATCGAAAGCGATGTGAATGGGCGTCCTATTGCCACTTACAAATTCGCAGAGCCGATTCGTTTTAGAGATTGGTCCATTCAAGTGGTTGAACTTCCAGCGCCGAAGCCGGGGAAAACCACCATCGAAGGTTTTGAGCATTTTGAAGTGGTGGCTGATGTCGGCTTTGACGAAATCAAGGACCGCTATCCCCAAGCTGCCTTCAGCGAATCGGGTTTAAAAAAGGATTTTAATCCCGAACTTGAGATTTCTTTGGATGAATTGGCGATCAAGTTTCATCCCCTGTCTTTGGAGTCCGTCATCCGACTTGAAAAGAACGAAGCCGTTTATGCGGCGGTGAAAAAATCAGGGGTTCTTAAATCCCTGAAGGAGCATCAGCCCCTGTTGGTGGGAACCTACCCGCTGGGTATGAATGTTTCAGGATCGGATGTGGATGTTCTGATCAACGTTCCAGATCTGATGACGGCCGAGGATTTGCTGCAAAAGCTTTTTTCCACCTTCGAGAACTTCACGATCGAAAGCCACATGCAGTCTGCTTCGGTGACGGCTTCTTTTGACTTCCAAGGTGTGCCCTTCGAGGTTTTTGCTCAGGTCAAAGATTCGGCCAAACAAAATGGCAATCTGCACTTCCTGGCAGAAGAGCGTCTGTTGCATGTGGGGGGATCATCTTTGGGTGAAAAGATTCTGGCTTTGCGTAAAGCCGGGGATAAGACCGAGCCAGCTTTTGCCAAGGCTCTGGGGCTGTCCGGAAATCCTTATGCTGAGCTTCTGCGATTACAAAAGCTCTGCGAGTCTGAGCTTCGGCAGCTTCTGAAATAA
- a CDS encoding exodeoxyribonuclease III, translating to MKMISWNVNGLRSVHRKNFREWFEKEKADIVCLQEIKITDEAIKKDEEFYHPAKYHSSWAFAEKAGYSGLALYSKKEPDDVRIGLGIPKFDIEGRWLEADFGPITVVNSYWPNSQREHTRLPFKLEFCAAAEKRLQALRKKGREVIICGDFNIAHKEIDLRNPKTNMKNAGFLPEERAWMTRFLDKLEWVDSFRKFEQGPEHYTWWSYRPGVREKNIGWRLDYFLVNKEASDRLKAASHCPDVMGSDHCPVRLTLKK from the coding sequence ATGAAAATGATCTCTTGGAATGTTAATGGGTTGCGTTCGGTCCACCGCAAGAATTTCCGCGAATGGTTCGAAAAAGAAAAGGCCGACATCGTCTGCCTGCAGGAAATTAAGATCACCGACGAAGCCATCAAAAAGGATGAAGAATTCTATCATCCGGCGAAATACCATTCTTCGTGGGCTTTTGCCGAAAAAGCCGGTTATTCCGGCCTGGCGCTTTATTCCAAGAAAGAGCCCGACGATGTGCGCATTGGCCTGGGCATTCCGAAGTTTGATATCGAAGGCCGCTGGCTGGAAGCAGATTTTGGCCCCATCACGGTTGTGAACAGCTACTGGCCCAACAGTCAGCGTGAACACACCCGTTTGCCATTCAAGCTTGAGTTCTGTGCCGCCGCCGAAAAGCGCCTTCAGGCACTGAGAAAGAAAGGCCGCGAGGTCATCATTTGTGGCGACTTCAACATTGCCCACAAAGAAATCGATCTGCGCAATCCCAAGACCAATATGAAAAACGCCGGTTTCCTTCCCGAAGAGCGCGCGTGGATGACACGATTCCTGGACAAACTTGAATGGGTCGACAGTTTCAGAAAGTTTGAACAGGGACCTGAACACTATACCTGGTGGAGCTACCGTCCCGGAGTTCGCGAAAAGAACATCGGATGGCGCTTGGACTATTTTCTGGTGAACAAAGAAGCGTCGGATCGCCTCAAAGCGGCGTCCCACTGCCCGGATGTGATGGGTTCTGATCACTGCCCGGTGCGCCTGACCTTAAAGAAATAA
- a CDS encoding SRPBCC family protein: MNIDPKLDLVLERVLDLTPEQVWKGWTTPEILTKWFCPEPWKTIEAEVDLKPGGMFRTVMQSPEGDKYPNVGCFLEVEKNKKLVWTDVLAPGFRPVPAVESGAGFPMTAFILLEEHQGKTKYTAVARHRSEEDLKKHEAMGFHDGWGICADQLVKVMKSL; this comes from the coding sequence ATGAATATTGATCCAAAGCTTGATCTAGTGCTTGAGAGAGTTCTTGATTTGACCCCTGAACAGGTATGGAAGGGCTGGACGACTCCAGAGATTCTGACCAAGTGGTTCTGCCCGGAACCTTGGAAAACCATTGAAGCCGAAGTGGATCTGAAACCAGGTGGGATGTTCCGTACGGTGATGCAATCTCCGGAAGGTGACAAGTACCCGAATGTCGGCTGCTTCCTGGAAGTTGAAAAAAACAAAAAGCTTGTCTGGACTGATGTTTTGGCTCCGGGATTCCGTCCGGTTCCGGCCGTAGAGTCTGGCGCAGGCTTCCCGATGACTGCTTTCATTCTGCTGGAAGAGCATCAGGGGAAAACCAAGTACACGGCCGTGGCTCGCCATCGCAGTGAAGAGGACCTTAAGAAACATGAAGCCATGGGCTTCCATGACGGCTGGGGCATCTGTGCTGATCAGCTTGTGAAAGTGATGAAGAGTCTTTAA
- a CDS encoding VOC family protein, translating to MKGEFWINLPSKDIEKTRKFYTELGFEMNTAHAAPHMVGMFLGSKKVVLNIFPDVMFKEFIGGAAVTESHESGEVLFSLGADSVEEVDDWASRAEKAGARSFGDPGDKDAWMYGCGFADPDGHRWNILFMNMSKMPK from the coding sequence ATGAAAGGCGAATTTTGGATCAATCTTCCTTCCAAGGACATTGAAAAGACCCGCAAGTTTTATACTGAGCTGGGTTTTGAGATGAATACCGCCCACGCGGCACCCCACATGGTGGGAATGTTCCTGGGAAGCAAGAAGGTTGTACTGAACATCTTCCCTGATGTGATGTTTAAAGAATTTATCGGTGGCGCAGCCGTGACAGAAAGCCATGAATCCGGAGAAGTGCTGTTTTCATTGGGTGCGGACTCGGTGGAAGAGGTGGACGATTGGGCCAGTCGCGCCGAAAAAGCCGGGGCCAGATCCTTTGGTGATCCCGGAGACAAAGACGCTTGGATGTACGGATGTGGTTTTGCCGATCCCGATGGCCACCGCTGGAATATTTTATTTATGAACATGAGCAAGATGCCGAAATAG
- a CDS encoding SRPBCC family protein → MLIKVVIGILIVVVLFLAFIATRKGEFRYEVSEVIAAPPEKIFPYISDLKRGGEWSPFEKVDPNMKKEFIGEPNQVGSKMIFAGNKDAGAGSIEILKIVPNELVQLRLVMTEPLAADNIVEYRLTPEGQGTRFSWSMSGDGGYVGKLVTFFIDCEKMITDQFRKGFENLKSIVEVK, encoded by the coding sequence GTGTTGATCAAAGTAGTCATTGGCATTCTGATTGTCGTGGTATTGTTCCTGGCCTTTATTGCCACTCGCAAGGGTGAGTTCCGTTATGAAGTCAGCGAAGTGATTGCGGCTCCCCCGGAAAAGATCTTCCCCTATATTAGTGATCTGAAGCGGGGTGGGGAGTGGTCTCCGTTTGAAAAAGTGGATCCAAATATGAAAAAAGAATTTATCGGCGAACCCAATCAGGTGGGCAGCAAAATGATCTTTGCCGGCAATAAAGACGCGGGTGCCGGCTCGATTGAAATTCTTAAGATTGTTCCCAATGAACTTGTGCAGCTTCGTCTGGTGATGACTGAACCTTTGGCCGCTGACAATATTGTGGAATATCGCCTGACACCCGAAGGACAAGGGACTCGTTTCAGCTGGTCCATGTCCGGTGACGGTGGCTATGTTGGAAAACTTGTTACATTCTTTATCGATTGCGAAAAAATGATCACGGATCAATTCCGCAAGGGTTTTGAAAATCTTAAATCCATCGTGGAAGTAAAATAA
- a CDS encoding TetR/AcrR family transcriptional regulator — MEKGKKAAKATPKKTRNLEKSRKEILDAAFWEVFTRGFQGVSIDDIVKKTSMTKGAFYHQFPTKLDLGYALVDEVIKPMTYARWIDPLKTYENPLEGILLQLKNLIGKADPQELRYGCPLNNLVQEMAPVDAGFKERLQDALNYWIDGMDQELKRAKKAGYLREDINTRQVAHFVVMAHEGFYGMLKGLEDPKAFNALYDSLKRYFEILKA, encoded by the coding sequence ATGGAAAAAGGAAAAAAAGCGGCAAAAGCCACTCCTAAAAAGACCCGAAACCTGGAAAAGTCCCGCAAAGAGATTTTGGATGCGGCTTTTTGGGAGGTCTTTACCCGCGGATTTCAAGGGGTTAGCATCGATGACATTGTCAAAAAGACGTCGATGACCAAAGGGGCCTTTTACCATCAATTCCCGACAAAGCTGGATCTGGGCTATGCCCTGGTGGATGAAGTCATCAAACCCATGACCTATGCCCGCTGGATTGATCCGCTGAAAACCTATGAAAACCCCCTTGAAGGGATTTTACTGCAGCTTAAAAACCTGATCGGCAAAGCGGACCCGCAAGAACTTCGCTATGGTTGTCCTTTGAACAATCTGGTGCAGGAAATGGCTCCAGTGGATGCTGGCTTTAAAGAGCGTCTGCAAGATGCCCTGAACTATTGGATCGATGGGATGGATCAGGAGTTAAAACGCGCGAAGAAAGCCGGCTATCTGCGTGAGGATATCAACACCCGCCAGGTGGCGCATTTCGTGGTGATGGCCCATGAGGGTTTTTACGGGATGTTAAAAGGCCTGGAAGATCCCAAGGCCTTTAATGCCCTTTACGATTCCTTGAAAAGATATTTTGAAATTCTAAAAGCTTAA